In the Elizabethkingia bruuniana genome, CTTTCCGCAAAATAAATAGAGTAGCCGTTATGCTGATAAAGATATAGAAGCATTCTTTCGAATACGTGGCACAAAGGCAGGAAGCTAAGGCACTTCATTTCTTTGTAATCGATTTTAACTTCAGGAATGCGTGGATTAGAGTTTAGTACATTGGATACAATATTTTCATGAGTAAGCGCAACGCCTTTAGGCCGTCCCGTTGTTCCGGAAGTATAGATCAATGTGGCAATATCATCTGTTTTAATGGTATTGGCAATATCTTCAATCTCGGTTTGTGTGCTGTCATCTTCACCCAGGTCCAGAATTTCCTTCCAGTTAGGAGCCCCTTTTACATCATCAAATGCAAATACTCCCATCAGACTGGATATCTTTGGCTGTACTGAAATCAGTTTATTGTATAACTCTTTGTCGGAGACAAAACAGTATTTTATTTCAGCATTGTTAAAGATATATTCATAATCCTCTTCACTGATAGTAGGGTATACAGGTACACTTATGACCCCTATCTGGGACATTCCAATGTCCATTATAGCCCATTCAGTACGGTTGTTGTGAGAGATAAGTCCAATTTTATCTCCGGGTTTAATTCCCAGTTTAATTAGACCTCTTGATATTTTGTTTGCCTGAGTGATATATTGTAAAGTAGAGGTTTTTATCCATTCGCCATTTTTTTTAGTGGCAAAGGCATCCTCTTTTGGATATTTTTCTAATGCTTTATGGGCAAAATCGAAAATTCTTTTTGCGGACATATTGAAATTACTTTAAGGTGAGTTTCGTAAAGATAAAATATTTATTCTTTCTATCAAAAATAAAAATCTTTTTCGGATTTTTAAAAAATTGTATTTTTACGAAAAATAACTTAATAATAATATGGACTTTAATTTATCAGAAGAGCAACTGATGATTCAGCAGGCAGCAAGAGATTTTGCACAGAACGAACTTTTACCTGGAGTAATTGAAAGAGATGATCAGCAAAAGTTTCCAGCCGAGCAGGTAAAGAAAATGGGTGAAATGGGTTTCCTGGGTATGATGGTAGATCCTAAATATGGAGGAGCCGGAATGGACAGCGTTTCTTATGTATTGGCAATGGAGGAGATCTCTAAGATCGATGCTTCTGCAGCTGTTGTAATGTCGGTAAATAACTCTTTGGTATGCGCAGGACTGGAGCGTTTCGCAAGCGAAGAACAAAAAGTAAAATACCTTACACCTTTAGCAAAAGGAGAGGTAATTGGTGCTTTTGCTTTGTCTGAGCCAGAAGCGGGATCTGACGCTACATCACAAAGTACTACTGCAGAAGATAAAGGAGATTACTATTTACTGAATGGTACTAAAAACTGGATTACAAATGGTAATAATGCTACTTACTACATTGTAATTGCACAAACTCACCCGGAAAAAGGGCATAAAGGTATCAATGCTTTTATTGTAGAAAAAGGATGGGAAGGTTTTATAGTAGGAAAAAAAGAAGATAAACTAGGAATCAGAGGAAGTGATACACATTCTTTGATGTTTACTGATGTAAAGGTACCTAAAGAAAACAGAATTGGTGAAGACGGATTCGGTTTCAAATTTGCGATGGCTGTATTAAACGGTGGTAGAATAGGTATTGCTTCTCAGGCTTTAGGTATTGCTTCTGGTGCTTATGAA is a window encoding:
- a CDS encoding acyl-CoA dehydrogenase, yielding MDFNLSEEQLMIQQAARDFAQNELLPGVIERDDQQKFPAEQVKKMGEMGFLGMMVDPKYGGAGMDSVSYVLAMEEISKIDASAAVVMSVNNSLVCAGLERFASEEQKVKYLTPLAKGEVIGAFALSEPEAGSDATSQSTTAEDKGDYYLLNGTKNWITNGNNATYYIVIAQTHPEKGHKGINAFIVEKGWEGFIVGKKEDKLGIRGSDTHSLMFTDVKVPKENRIGEDGFGFKFAMAVLNGGRIGIASQALGIASGAYELALKYAKERKAFGTEIINHQAVAFKLADMHVNITAARMLCFKAAAEKDAGKDISESGAMAKLFASKTAMDTTIEAVQIHGGYGYVKEYHVERMMRDAKITQIYEGTSEIQKIVISRAIAK